In Oncorhynchus clarkii lewisi isolate Uvic-CL-2024 chromosome 16, UVic_Ocla_1.0, whole genome shotgun sequence, one genomic interval encodes:
- the LOC139368530 gene encoding E3 ubiquitin-protein ligase NRDP1: MGYDVTRFQGEVDEDLLCPICSMVLEEPVQAPHCEHAFCNACITQWFNQQQICPVDRTVVTLAHLRPVPRIMRNMLSKLQIACDNAGFGCTATLRLDQLQSHLKDCEHNPKRPINCEEGCGLEMPKDEMCNHNCIKHLRGVVQQQQTKISELEKNAVEHKHQLGEQKRDIQLLKAYMRAIRSANPNMQNLEESIEYNEILEWVNSLQPARVTRWGGMISTPDAVLQAVIKRSLIDSGCPLSIVNDLIENAHERNWPQGLATLETRQMNRRYYENYVAKRIPGKQAVVLMACENQHMGEDMILEPGLVMIFAHGVEEIL; the protein is encoded by the exons ATGGGGTATGACGTCACCAGGTTCCAAGGGGAGGTGGATGAAGACTTACTGTGTCCCATCTGCAGCATGGTACTGGAGGAACCAGTGCAG GCCCCACACTGTGAGCATGCCTTCTGCAACGCCTGCATCACCCAGTGGTTCAATCAGCAGCAGATCTGTCCTGTGGACCGTACGGTGGTGACACTGGCTCACCTCCGGCCCGTGCCCCGCATCATGCGCAACATgctctccaaactccagattgcTTGTGACAATGCTGGCTTCGGCTGCACAGCCACACTGCGGTTAGATCAACTTCAGTCTCACCTGAAGGACTGTGAGCACAACCCCAAAAGGCCCATCAACTGTGAGGAGGGCTGTGG GTTAGAGATGCCAAAAGATGAGATGTGCAACCACAACTGCATCAAGCACTTACGTGGCGTGGTACAGCAGCAGCAGACCAAGATCTCTGAACTGGAGAAGAATGCTGTAGAGCACAAGCATCAGCTGGGGGAACAA AAACGGGACATCCAGCTGCTAAAAGCCTACATGAGAGCAATACGCAGCGCCAACCCCAACATGCAGAACCTGGAGGAGAGCATTGAGTACAACGAGATCCTGGA ATGGGTAAATTCCCTCCAACCTGCGCGGGTGACACGCTGGGGTGGGATGATCTCCACGCCAGACGCAGTTCTCCAGGCGGTCATCAAACGTTCACTCATCGACAGCGGCTGTCCTCTGTCCATCGTTAATGACCTGATTGAGAATGCCCACGAGCGCAACTGGCCGCAGGGCCTGGCCACGCTGGAGACGCGGCAGATGAACCGGCGTTACTACGAGAACTACGTTGCCAAGCGGATCCCTGGGAAACAGGCGGTGGTGTTGATGGCCTGTGAGAATCAACACATGGGAGAGGACATGATCCTAGAGCCTGGCCTGGTCATGATCTTTGCCCATGGGGTGGAGGAGATCTTATAA